Proteins encoded in a region of the Halothiobacillus diazotrophicus genome:
- the coaE gene encoding dephospho-CoA kinase (Dephospho-CoA kinase (CoaE) performs the final step in coenzyme A biosynthesis.) has product MSEMGLLIGLTGGIASGKSTVAGLLSDAQIPIVDTDQLSRELVEPGTPALMAIVDAFGPSILQPDHQLDRGALRKRILADPHARRLLEEILHPPIRQLAQARARHLAETHPIVVIVIPLLAEESVYPHYRWLDHIVAVTTTPALQHARLLTRPGIDGQQADQLLQAQVRDDRRRAIADFCLDNSGDLAHLQRQVGALLRELQKRITD; this is encoded by the coding sequence ATGTCTGAGATGGGCCTCCTGATCGGCCTCACTGGCGGAATTGCCAGCGGCAAAAGTACCGTGGCAGGGCTACTGTCCGATGCGCAAATCCCGATTGTCGACACGGACCAATTGAGCCGGGAACTGGTCGAACCCGGTACCCCCGCACTCATGGCCATCGTCGACGCCTTCGGGCCATCCATCCTGCAACCGGACCATCAGCTGGATCGCGGCGCATTACGCAAGCGAATCCTCGCGGATCCACACGCACGCAGGCTGCTGGAGGAAATCCTGCACCCACCGATTCGCCAGCTCGCCCAGGCGCGCGCCCGTCATTTGGCCGAAACCCATCCGATCGTGGTCATTGTCATCCCCCTGCTGGCCGAAGAGAGCGTCTACCCCCATTACCGATGGCTGGACCATATCGTCGCGGTGACCACGACCCCGGCATTACAACACGCCAGACTGCTGACCCGTCCTGGCATCGATGGGCAACAGGCCGATCAACTGCTGCAGGCGCAGGTTCGGGACGACCGGCGTCGTGCGATCGCGGATTTCTGTCTCGACAATTCAGGCGACCTTGCACATCTCCAGCGTCAGGTCGGGGCGTTACTGCGGGAACTGCAGAAACGCATTACCGATTAG
- a CDS encoding prepilin peptidase, with protein MTLLATWAAFFTEYPAVWLGFAFILGLLIGSFLNVVIHRLPRMMQAEWHRDCRELLELPPEPDTASPFNLLHPRSACPHCQTPIKSWQNIPLISWLLLRGKCAQCGHAISMQYPLIELLSGGLTLLAAWQFGPGATAVAVWVLGWVLIAAAIIDLKTTLLPDVLTLPLLWLGLLLALTGIGTTVTLKDAVLGAMVGYLSLWSIYWLFKLTTGREGMGYGDFKLLAALGAWLGWHQLPLVLLLSAGVGAVIGIGMILFLKHDKRIPIPFGPYLASAGLLAYYLGMPILDLYLGAHRF; from the coding sequence ATGACGCTACTTGCCACGTGGGCTGCCTTTTTCACCGAATATCCAGCCGTGTGGCTGGGGTTCGCATTCATTCTCGGACTGCTGATCGGCAGCTTTCTCAACGTCGTGATTCACCGCCTGCCCCGCATGATGCAGGCAGAGTGGCACCGGGATTGCCGGGAACTGCTCGAACTGCCCCCCGAGCCCGATACGGCTTCTCCATTCAATCTCCTGCATCCGCGCTCGGCCTGCCCTCATTGCCAGACACCCATCAAAAGCTGGCAGAACATCCCGCTCATCAGCTGGTTGCTGCTGCGCGGGAAATGCGCCCAATGCGGCCATGCCATCAGCATGCAGTACCCCCTGATCGAGCTGCTGAGCGGTGGACTGACCCTATTGGCGGCCTGGCAATTCGGCCCCGGTGCCACGGCGGTCGCCGTCTGGGTACTCGGGTGGGTACTGATCGCAGCAGCGATCATCGACCTGAAAACCACGCTCCTGCCGGACGTACTCACCCTTCCGCTGCTCTGGCTGGGGCTTTTGCTGGCGCTTACCGGGATCGGTACAACCGTCACCCTCAAGGATGCCGTCCTGGGTGCCATGGTCGGCTATCTGTCGCTCTGGTCGATCTACTGGCTGTTCAAGCTGACCACCGGTCGCGAGGGCATGGGATATGGAGACTTCAAATTGCTGGCGGCCCTGGGCGCCTGGCTGGGCTGGCACCAGCTTCCGCTCGTATTACTGCTTTCCGCAGGCGTTGGTGCCGTCATCGGCATCGGGATGATTCTCTTCCTGAAGCACGACAAGCGTATTCCCATCCCCTTCGGCCCCTATCTGGCCAGCGCGGGCCTCCTGGCCTACTACCTGGGGATGCCCATCCTGGATTTGTATCTCGGCGCGCATCGGTTTTAG